In one Deltaproteobacteria bacterium genomic region, the following are encoded:
- the leuD gene encoding 3-isopropylmalate dehydratase small subunit (catalyzes the isomerization between 2-isopropylmalate and 3-isopropylmalate in leucine biosynthesis), with protein sequence MAGRSEVRLPVLTGRAWAFADDLAAADILPARFTRLPAGEAARRLFADLDASLAAQLRAGDVLVAGQHLGGGTGGSEAARALAAAGVIAVVAGSFAPGFAEAVLAAGLPPLEVDAPAIFHTGQRLRLNLEAGTIANLSSGDRLPVRNLSEDLLERLRARLAGGSPPE encoded by the coding sequence ATGGCCGGGCGGAGCGAGGTCCGGCTGCCGGTCCTGACCGGCCGTGCCTGGGCCTTTGCCGACGACCTCGCGGCGGCCGACATCCTGCCGGCGCGCTTCACGCGCCTGCCGGCGGGCGAGGCGGCACGGCGCCTGTTCGCCGACCTCGACGCCTCGCTGGCCGCGCAGCTCCGCGCGGGCGACGTCCTGGTCGCCGGCCAGCACCTGGGCGGCGGGACAGGCGGCAGCGAGGCGGCGCGCGCGCTCGCCGCGGCGGGCGTGATCGCCGTGGTCGCCGGCAGCTTCGCGCCCGGCTTCGCCGAGGCCGTGCTCGCCGCCGGGCTCCCGCCGCTCGAGGTCGATGCGCCCGCGATTTTCCACACCGGCCAGCGCCTGCGCCTTAACCTCGAGGCCGGCACGATCGCGAACCTCTCGAGCGGCGACCGGCTCCCGGTCAGGAACCTGAGCGAGGACCTGTTGGAGCGGCTGCGCGCGCGGCTGGCGGGCGGGAGCCCGCCCGAGTGA